The Deltaproteobacteria bacterium genomic interval CTTGCTCGACGCGGAGCACGCGGCGACGGCGTTCCAGCATACGACGCTGCGCGTGGGCCACACGCTCGGGCCGATGTCGCCGCTCGCGTCGCGCGACCCGGTGTTCTTCGCGCGCCTCGAGCAGCAGCGCCCGATTCCGATTCCCGGCGAAGGCCACGCGCTCGTGCAGCTGATCCACGTGCAGGACGTCGCCGCGTGCATGGCGAGCGTGATCGAGACGAAGCGCTCGGTCGGGCAGACCTACACCGTGACCGGCCGCGAATCCGCGAGCGTGAGCGGGATGATTCATCTCATGGCGCGCGCAGTCGGGGTGGAGCCGAACATCCTGCATGTGCCCATGGAGATCGCGCGCCGCGCGAATCCGCCGCTCGTGCACTGGGGCGAGGCGCTGATGGGCAGCGTCGCGTTCTCGATCGAGAAGGCTCAGCGCGAGCTCGGCTGGTCGCCGCAGTTCGGCCTCGAAGACGGCTACCGCGATTCCTACGAGTGGTTCGTGCGCGAGGGCCGCAGCCGCTACGCGTTCGACTTCGCGCGCGACGACGCGCTGATCGCGCAGCTCGGTGGCGGCTCGCTGCGCAGGTAGACGCGCTGCGATACCACGCGACTCCACTTCGAAGGAGTCGCGCATGGGCGTTCTCGCGAATCGCGTCGCACTGATTACGGGCGCCGGCGCAGGCATCGGCGAAGGCATCGCGCGCCGCTTCGCAGCCGAGGGCGCGGCGATCGTCGTCGCCGAGCGCGATGCCGCGTCCGGCGCGCGCTGCGCGGAGGCGCTGCGCCGCGACTTCGGCGCGCGCGCGGAGTTCGTCGCGATGGACGTGGGCGTGAAGGAGCAGGTGCTCGCCGCGGTCGAGCTCACACGCACGAAGTTCGGCGGCGCGGACGTGCTCGTGAACAACGCCTGGGGCGGCGGCCAGATCGGGCGCATCGAGAAAAAATCTGACGCGCTGATGGAGCACGGCTTCCGCACGGGCCTGATGGGCGCGTTTTGGGCAATGCAGGCGTGCTTCCCGCACATGCAGCGCCAGCGCTGGGGCCGCATCGTCACGATCTGCTCGCTGAACGGCGTGAACGCGCACATGGGCACCGCCGAGTACAACTTCTCGAAGGAAGGCCTGCGCGCGCTCTCGCGCACCGCCGCGCGCGAGTGGGCGCAGTACGGCATCACCGCGAACGTGATCTGCCCCGCGGCGGCAACGACGGCGTACAAGGCGTTCTACGACGCGAACCCCGAGACCGCGCAGGCGATGGCGGCGGCGAATCCGATGGGGCGCATGGGCGACCCGGAGAAAGACATCGCGGGC includes:
- a CDS encoding NAD-dependent epimerase/dehydratase family protein produces the protein MRTLVLGGNRYIGLHLVFELARRGHEVTLMNSHEAPMPPGAKRLHGDRQQPGVLEAVLGPHRDAFDAVFDNTSYTPKDVRPLVELFRGRVAHYVFTSSTAVYRRSYVQPILEHFRRHDPNDADPRKAYGVGKVQCEDLLDAEHAATAFQHTTLRVGHTLGPMSPLASRDPVFFARLEQQRPIPIPGEGHALVQLIHVQDVAACMASVIETKRSVGQTYTVTGRESASVSGMIHLMARAVGVEPNILHVPMEIARRANPPLVHWGEALMGSVAFSIEKAQRELGWSPQFGLEDGYRDSYEWFVREGRSRYAFDFARDDALIAQLGGGSLRR
- a CDS encoding SDR family oxidoreductase, with translation MGVLANRVALITGAGAGIGEGIARRFAAEGAAIVVAERDAASGARCAEALRRDFGARAEFVAMDVGVKEQVLAAVELTRTKFGGADVLVNNAWGGGQIGRIEKKSDALMEHGFRTGLMGAFWAMQACFPHMQRQRWGRIVTICSLNGVNAHMGTAEYNFSKEGLRALSRTAAREWAQYGITANVICPAAATTAYKAFYDANPETAQAMAAANPMGRMGDPEKDIAGVALFLASEDCRYLTGNTLFVDGGAHINGVAWAPELE